A single region of the Pontibacter kalidii genome encodes:
- the surE gene encoding 5'/3'-nucleotidase SurE produces the protein MAKPLILVSNDDGITAPGIRTLVRVAMRVGEVVVVAPDSPQSGMGHAITIGNTLRLDRSIALEDLGVEAYECSGTPADCVKLAKFHVLKDRQPDLVVSGINHGSNSSISVLYSGTMSAAIEAAIEGLPAIGFSLCDYGHGADFTHTEEFVEKIIREAIEHGIPENTALNVNFPKKGGEPIKGIKVCRQARAKWQEEFDERLDPHNRKYYWMTGSFVNHDKGEDTDEWALVNNYVSIVPCQFDMTAHHAMSIINEDWNF, from the coding sequence ATGGCTAAACCATTAATCTTAGTTTCCAACGACGACGGCATCACCGCACCGGGTATCAGAACGCTGGTACGCGTAGCCATGCGGGTAGGGGAGGTAGTAGTAGTCGCCCCTGATTCGCCGCAGTCGGGTATGGGCCACGCCATCACCATTGGTAACACGCTTCGTTTAGATAGATCAATTGCCCTGGAGGATCTGGGCGTAGAAGCCTACGAGTGCTCCGGCACCCCGGCCGATTGCGTGAAGCTGGCCAAGTTCCACGTGCTCAAGGACCGCCAGCCCGACCTGGTAGTGAGCGGCATCAACCACGGCTCCAACTCCAGTATCAGCGTGCTGTACTCCGGCACCATGTCGGCGGCCATTGAGGCAGCCATCGAAGGTTTGCCTGCTATTGGCTTCTCGCTCTGCGACTACGGCCACGGGGCAGACTTTACCCATACCGAGGAGTTTGTGGAGAAGATCATCCGCGAGGCGATCGAGCACGGCATACCGGAGAACACGGCCCTGAACGTGAACTTCCCGAAAAAGGGCGGCGAGCCGATAAAAGGCATCAAAGTCTGCCGCCAGGCCCGCGCCAAGTGGCAGGAGGAGTTTGATGAGCGCCTGGACCCGCACAACCGCAAGTACTACTGGATGACGGGCAGCTTCGTGAACCACGACAAGGGGGAGGATACCGACGAGTGGGCGCTGGTGAACAACTATGTCTCC
- a CDS encoding mechanosensitive ion channel protein MscS yields MLKKIFYAVLLGAGMAACLSQQAEDEETATATESPMLPGPTEEAVAQPDPALFVVGKQRVGNIQIGMPIKQMREQIAPGLSIKDTTLNLEGTQSTAYVLRPEDQPKGILVEQACEENCHVWRISVLNPDFKTAKGIGIGSKYGELQQAYNIQSVTFEEGNLVALSPGSGMSFILEHNSLPSDQLTRLDASTVPANLLIKKILVY; encoded by the coding sequence ATGTTAAAGAAGATATTTTACGCGGTGTTGCTGGGAGCGGGCATGGCAGCCTGCCTCTCGCAGCAGGCTGAAGACGAAGAGACGGCAACAGCCACCGAATCGCCCATGCTCCCTGGCCCCACCGAAGAAGCTGTTGCCCAGCCCGACCCTGCCCTTTTTGTAGTGGGGAAGCAGCGCGTAGGAAACATACAGATCGGCATGCCCATAAAGCAGATGCGGGAGCAGATAGCTCCTGGCCTAAGTATAAAGGACACCACGTTAAATTTAGAAGGCACGCAAAGCACGGCCTACGTACTACGCCCGGAAGATCAGCCTAAAGGGATTTTAGTGGAGCAGGCATGCGAGGAGAACTGCCACGTATGGCGCATCAGCGTGCTCAACCCCGATTTCAAAACGGCCAAAGGTATAGGCATTGGCTCCAAGTATGGCGAGCTGCAGCAGGCCTATAACATCCAATCTGTTACCTTTGAGGAAGGCAACCTCGTTGCCCTGTCTCCAGGGTCCGGCATGAGTTTTATACTGGAGCACAACTCCCTCCCAAGCGATCAACTCACCAGGCTAGATGCTTCCACCGTGCCGGCCAATCTGCTGATCAAAAAAATCTTAGTATATTAG
- a CDS encoding DoxX family protein has translation MAILRAGYRSKNFGLLLLRVGIGVMFILHGWPKLAGGPERWEAIGQNMELLEIGFAPVFWGFMAGFAEVAGGALLVLGLLFRPATLLLLITMVVATLKHVAGGDGFGGYSHAMEAAILFLSLLLIGPGKYSFDHHLFQKDKSRARRYYA, from the coding sequence ATGGCTATACTTCGCGCAGGCTACAGGTCAAAAAACTTCGGATTGCTGCTGCTCCGGGTGGGCATCGGTGTTATGTTTATACTTCATGGATGGCCGAAACTGGCCGGAGGCCCGGAACGCTGGGAAGCGATAGGGCAAAACATGGAGCTGCTGGAAATAGGTTTTGCACCGGTTTTCTGGGGCTTTATGGCTGGATTTGCGGAGGTAGCCGGAGGCGCGCTGCTGGTACTGGGCCTGCTTTTCCGCCCTGCCACCCTGCTGCTCCTGATCACGATGGTGGTGGCCACCCTAAAACACGTAGCCGGAGGTGATGGCTTTGGAGGTTACTCCCATGCCATGGAGGCAGCCATACTTTTCCTCTCGCTCCTGCTCATTGGCCCGGGCAAGTACAGCTTCGACCACCACCTCTTCCAGAAAGATAAAAGCCGAGCCCGCCGATACTACGCGTAA
- a CDS encoding M14 family metallopeptidase: MLTTLLLAALLSTGAPDKDKPNLKTPYEQGSGNQTATYDEAIAWYQKLDEAYDEVKMLPYGATDVGQPLHLVIVSTDKDFDPASIKQKNKRVLLIQNGIHPGEPEGIDATMMLARDYLQNKKLRKQLDNVVLAIIPVYNIGGALNRNSHTRTNQNGPEEYGFRGNARNLDLNRDYIKTDSRNAQTFQQIFREWDPDVFMDNHTSNGADYQHVMTLIATQHNKLNPTLAKYLSGKMVPTLYEGMKQDKFPMVPYMNTVDETPDKGIIGFMESPRYATGYTALYNTIGFVPETHMLKPFNQRVQATYKLMENMIETVHRDADEIGKLRQQAKQQTLTQKQFPLNWRLDTTKVAQIPFLGYEAKYKPSEVSGLERLYYDRKSPYSKKINYYDEFVPTVTVEKPVAYVIPQAWREVIERLKLNNVQMQQLKRDTILTLDTYYITDYKTGQRPYEGHYLHSDVKVETKRMPRQYFKGDYVVYLNQEANRFLVEVLEPQAVDSYFNWNFFDSILMQKEYFSSYVFEDLAAQYLKQNPELRKQLEARKKQDPEFAKNARAQLDFVYRNTPHYEYTHQLYPVGRLMQDVKLPL, encoded by the coding sequence ATGCTAACCACCTTATTACTTGCGGCGCTGCTAAGCACCGGAGCACCCGATAAAGACAAACCCAACCTGAAAACGCCTTACGAGCAGGGCAGCGGCAACCAGACCGCCACCTACGACGAAGCCATCGCATGGTATCAAAAGCTCGACGAAGCCTACGACGAAGTAAAGATGCTGCCTTACGGGGCAACGGACGTGGGCCAGCCGCTACACCTGGTCATCGTCTCCACCGACAAGGATTTTGACCCCGCCTCGATCAAACAAAAGAACAAGCGGGTGCTGCTGATACAGAATGGCATACACCCGGGTGAGCCGGAGGGCATCGACGCCACCATGATGCTGGCCCGCGATTACCTGCAAAACAAAAAGCTGCGCAAGCAGCTGGATAACGTAGTACTGGCCATCATTCCGGTGTATAACATCGGCGGTGCCCTGAACCGCAACAGCCACACCCGCACCAACCAGAACGGGCCGGAGGAGTATGGCTTCCGGGGCAATGCCCGCAACCTGGACCTGAACCGCGATTACATCAAAACCGACTCGCGCAACGCCCAGACCTTTCAGCAGATCTTCCGGGAATGGGACCCGGACGTGTTCATGGACAACCATACCTCCAACGGAGCCGATTACCAGCACGTGATGACACTCATCGCCACCCAGCACAACAAGCTCAATCCAACGCTGGCCAAATACCTGAGCGGTAAAATGGTGCCCACGCTGTATGAGGGCATGAAGCAGGACAAGTTCCCGATGGTGCCGTACATGAATACCGTAGACGAGACGCCGGACAAGGGCATTATCGGCTTTATGGAGTCGCCGCGTTATGCCACGGGTTACACTGCGCTCTACAACACGATCGGATTTGTGCCCGAAACGCACATGCTCAAGCCCTTTAACCAGCGCGTGCAGGCCACTTACAAACTCATGGAGAACATGATTGAGACGGTGCACCGCGATGCCGACGAGATTGGCAAACTGCGCCAGCAGGCCAAGCAGCAGACGCTCACGCAAAAGCAGTTCCCGCTTAACTGGAGGCTTGATACTACCAAAGTAGCGCAAATCCCATTCCTGGGCTACGAGGCAAAGTATAAACCCAGCGAGGTAAGCGGACTGGAGCGTTTATACTATGATCGTAAGTCGCCCTACAGCAAGAAGATCAATTATTATGATGAGTTTGTGCCGACTGTGACGGTGGAAAAGCCGGTAGCCTATGTTATTCCGCAGGCCTGGCGAGAGGTGATCGAGCGACTGAAACTAAATAACGTGCAAATGCAGCAGTTAAAGCGCGACACCATCCTGACGCTCGACACTTACTACATCACCGACTATAAAACTGGTCAGCGCCCCTACGAAGGCCATTACCTGCATTCGGATGTAAAAGTGGAGACCAAGCGTATGCCGCGCCAGTACTTCAAAGGCGATTACGTGGTGTACCTCAACCAGGAGGCCAACCGCTTTTTGGTGGAAGTGCTCGAGCCGCAGGCCGTGGACTCCTACTTCAACTGGAACTTCTTTGATTCGATCCTGATGCAGAAGGAGTATTTCTCGAGCTACGTGTTTGAGGACCTGGCTGCCCAGTATCTGAAGCAAAATCCCGAGCTGCGCAAGCAACTGGAAGCGCGCAAAAAGCAGGACCCGGAGTTTGCCAAAAACGCCCGTGCCCAGCTCGACTTTGTGTACCGCAACACGCCGCATTACGAGTACACCCATCAGCTCTATCCGGTAGGCCGGCTGATGCAGGACGTGAAGCTGCCGCTGTAA
- a CDS encoding NAD(P)H-dependent oxidoreductase has product MSLLQHLNWRYATKRMTGERVPQEKVEYILEATRLSASSMGLQPYTILVVESPELRQQIQKVAYNQPQIVEASHLLIFAAWNDITEAQVDEYMQNIAAVRGVAVDTLVDFKASLMGSVVSRTQEQKYEWAARQTYIALGTALAAAAEQGVDATPMEGFDPAALDELLNLKEKGLRSVTLLPLGYRHTEADFLATAKKVRRNKEQLFVALDEV; this is encoded by the coding sequence ATGAGTCTTTTACAGCATTTGAACTGGCGCTACGCAACCAAACGCATGACGGGAGAGCGCGTGCCACAAGAAAAAGTTGAGTACATACTGGAAGCAACCCGACTGTCGGCTTCTTCCATGGGCTTGCAGCCTTATACAATACTGGTAGTGGAAAGCCCGGAGCTGCGCCAGCAGATCCAAAAAGTGGCCTACAACCAGCCGCAGATCGTGGAAGCATCGCACCTGCTTATTTTTGCCGCCTGGAACGACATCACTGAGGCACAGGTAGATGAGTATATGCAGAACATTGCCGCCGTGCGTGGCGTGGCGGTAGATACCCTGGTTGACTTCAAAGCCAGCCTGATGGGCAGCGTGGTAAGCCGTACGCAGGAGCAGAAGTATGAGTGGGCTGCCCGCCAGACTTACATTGCCCTGGGCACTGCCCTGGCCGCCGCTGCCGAACAAGGCGTGGACGCTACTCCAATGGAAGGCTTTGACCCAGCCGCCCTGGACGAGCTGCTCAACCTGAAGGAGAAAGGCCTGCGCAGCGTTACCCTCCTGCCACTTGGCTACCGCCATACCGAGGCTGACTTCCTGGCCACAGCCAAGAAAGTGCGTCGCAACAAGGAGCAGCTGTTTGTAGCACTGGACGAAGTATAA
- a CDS encoding PhzF family phenazine biosynthesis protein produces the protein MKRINLYQVDAFTEKVFGGNPAAVCVLDAWLPNQTMQQIAAENNLAETAFVVPKGEDYEITWFTPTVEVALCGHATLAAAYVLFTYTGYTSEVIRFHSRSSGLLTVTKQGDALTMDFPADVLEPAETPEALVTALGKAPQETYKGKTDYLLIYTSQADVEAFNPDIALINTVPARGIIVSAPGNEVDFVSRFFCPQVGIDEDPVTGSAHTTLTPYWSERLGKKMTARQLSKRQGDLQCEFLGDRVMITGKAVTYLKGEIEV, from the coding sequence ATGAAAAGAATAAACCTATACCAGGTAGATGCCTTCACCGAGAAGGTATTCGGGGGGAACCCGGCCGCCGTGTGTGTGCTGGATGCCTGGCTGCCCAACCAGACGATGCAGCAGATAGCCGCTGAAAACAACCTGGCTGAAACCGCTTTTGTCGTACCGAAAGGGGAGGACTATGAGATCACCTGGTTTACGCCCACGGTAGAGGTAGCTTTGTGCGGGCATGCCACCCTGGCTGCCGCTTACGTGCTGTTTACCTACACTGGCTATACTTCGGAGGTGATCCGGTTTCACTCGCGCAGCAGCGGTTTGCTAACGGTTACAAAGCAAGGTGATGCGCTCACAATGGACTTTCCGGCAGATGTGCTGGAGCCCGCCGAAACGCCGGAGGCCTTGGTCACCGCGCTGGGAAAAGCCCCGCAGGAAACCTACAAAGGCAAAACCGATTACCTGCTTATTTATACTTCGCAGGCGGATGTGGAAGCTTTCAATCCGGATATTGCCCTGATCAACACCGTGCCGGCTAGGGGCATTATTGTTTCGGCACCCGGTAATGAGGTAGACTTCGTATCACGGTTCTTCTGTCCGCAGGTGGGCATCGATGAAGACCCCGTAACCGGCTCTGCCCACACCACACTGACGCCCTACTGGAGCGAACGACTCGGCAAAAAGATGACTGCCAGGCAGCTTTCGAAGCGCCAGGGAGACTTGCAGTGCGAGTTTCTGGGCGATAGGGTAATGATCACCGGGAAAGCCGTGACCTATTTGAAAGGAGAGATAGAAGTGTAA
- a CDS encoding FtsX-like permease family protein, which yields MLSINAAVMLEKKGAISSSSQNWGDFKGSAIYARLKSEDNLKQLNATLQNYNRKLDKSNLQFLAQPLEDITPRNIDIKNDYYAGVDWTGINTQLLLILSLTLLSAFNYISLTLARAFSRAREVGIRKTLGATRRQIIGQFLMESILISLFALLFTVPCVEILMPYIPEMDVAFSYDATLILGLLTYAVITGLVAGAFPSWLLSAFQPIQVLRKMKNIKLFQSVAIYKALVVVQFSVTIMLMILFVILVDFERRNNATISSIMTPNILTLDLKGEKYDILQNEISQLSQVETTLATNWYYDPFKMGNSSVQLHDKTLKINYVSIDPKTIETEGISLKSGQNFPEDMPQNSEQYVLVNEAAAKLLASESETLVGQTLLLDSAYVQVIGIMPDHVFDEPSPLIYRYLPNEIATLIVKVKPNTELVVTKALQTLWENHFPEKTANIQYLKDRYTGENSRERIGFFGFFALIVMIIAALGILGIASYSVEVRTKELGVKKVLGASNIELVWAVTRNFGILILIAGLIGVPAGLFCGDLLREEMGSKVDLSLINVSIGFGLVAIIGLLTVLSQTIRAAHIEPVIVLKAE from the coding sequence ATGCTCTCTATTAATGCTGCTGTAATGCTTGAAAAAAAAGGAGCAATCAGTAGTAGTTCACAAAATTGGGGAGACTTCAAGGGTTCAGCCATTTACGCACGTTTAAAATCAGAAGATAATTTAAAGCAGCTCAATGCCACGCTCCAAAACTATAATCGGAAATTGGATAAGAGCAATCTTCAATTTTTGGCACAACCCCTAGAAGATATTACCCCTCGAAACATAGACATTAAAAATGACTACTATGCGGGCGTCGATTGGACGGGCATAAATACGCAACTGTTATTAATTCTATCCTTAACCCTTTTATCTGCTTTCAACTACATCAGTTTGACATTGGCGCGCGCCTTCTCACGAGCGCGGGAAGTAGGTATTCGTAAAACGTTAGGCGCAACAAGAAGACAGATTATTGGGCAATTTTTAATGGAGTCGATCCTTATTTCCCTGTTTGCTTTGCTGTTTACAGTGCCATGTGTTGAAATTCTAATGCCCTATATACCCGAAATGGATGTGGCGTTTTCTTATGATGCAACCTTGATTTTAGGCTTGTTAACCTACGCAGTTATCACTGGCTTAGTCGCAGGGGCATTTCCGTCATGGCTATTGTCAGCGTTTCAGCCCATACAGGTTTTGCGTAAAATGAAAAATATAAAGCTGTTTCAGAGTGTTGCTATATACAAAGCTTTGGTTGTCGTTCAATTTTCAGTGACCATCATGCTGATGATATTATTTGTCATATTAGTTGATTTTGAAAGAAGAAACAATGCAACCATTAGTTCAATCATGACACCTAATATCCTGACACTTGATTTGAAAGGTGAAAAATATGACATTCTCCAAAACGAAATAAGCCAGTTAAGTCAAGTAGAAACGACTTTGGCGACTAACTGGTATTATGATCCTTTTAAAATGGGCAATAGTTCAGTACAATTACATGATAAAACTCTGAAAATAAATTATGTAAGTATTGACCCAAAAACAATTGAAACAGAAGGTATCAGCTTAAAATCCGGGCAAAACTTCCCTGAAGATATGCCCCAAAATTCTGAACAATATGTGCTGGTGAATGAAGCTGCCGCAAAATTATTGGCTTCTGAATCAGAGACTTTAGTGGGGCAAACTCTATTATTGGACTCTGCCTATGTACAAGTCATTGGCATCATGCCCGATCATGTTTTTGATGAACCATCCCCTTTAATATATCGGTATTTGCCAAATGAAATAGCCACTCTGATCGTCAAAGTAAAGCCAAATACAGAATTGGTAGTGACCAAAGCCCTTCAAACCTTATGGGAAAACCATTTTCCGGAAAAAACGGCAAATATTCAATACTTAAAAGACCGCTATACAGGAGAAAACAGTAGAGAGAGAATAGGGTTTTTTGGATTCTTTGCCCTTATAGTCATGATAATTGCTGCTTTGGGCATTTTAGGCATAGCTAGTTATTCCGTAGAAGTACGCACGAAAGAATTGGGTGTAAAAAAAGTATTGGGAGCAAGCAACATAGAATTGGTGTGGGCAGTTACCCGTAATTTTGGCATTCTTATCCTAATTGCCGGACTTATTGGCGTTCCAGCAGGCTTGTTTTGCGGTGATTTATTACGAGAAGAGATGGGAAGTAAAGTTGATTTGAGTCTTATAAATGTAAGCATAGGCTTTGGTTTGGTTGCCATAATCGGGCTACTAACTGTGCTATCCCAAACCATTCGAGCAGCGCATATTGAACCTGTAATAGTTTTAAAAGCAGAGTAA
- a CDS encoding ABC transporter permease: MIKNYLKIAIRILWKNKLFSLVNILSLSLSMAVGVILFTGLKAEYDTDHFHPKLNQIVRILTQETNEGEQTKWATAPLPLATQMESVSFVEKTVKVRLAGKHNLQTDGGDVPIDIKFSEPSFFDVFGFKLMSGNAQSLTNNPTSLF; encoded by the coding sequence ATGATAAAGAACTATCTAAAAATCGCTATACGGATACTCTGGAAAAACAAACTTTTTTCATTGGTCAATATACTGAGCTTGTCATTGAGTATGGCGGTTGGTGTTATTCTTTTTACAGGCCTAAAAGCCGAGTACGATACAGACCATTTTCATCCAAAATTAAATCAAATAGTACGGATACTCACGCAAGAAACAAATGAGGGGGAACAAACCAAATGGGCAACAGCTCCATTGCCGTTGGCAACTCAAATGGAAAGCGTCTCCTTTGTTGAAAAAACGGTAAAAGTACGTCTGGCAGGAAAACACAACTTGCAAACTGACGGAGGTGATGTACCTATTGACATAAAATTTTCAGAGCCTTCTTTTTTTGATGTTTTTGGCTTTAAATTGATGTCAGGCAATGCACAAAGCCTTACCAATAATCCCACTTCCCTTTTTTAA
- a CDS encoding Dps family protein — protein MATKNMIGIDAEQAAQLADKLNRLLANYQLFYINARGFHWNISGNKFFELHAKFEELYNDAIVKVDEIAERILTLGHTPFHSFSSYLENATIQEVSNVSDGDVAVREVLSAFKVLIEAERELLTLSADADDEGTNALMSDYIREQEKLVWMYSAYLRD, from the coding sequence ATGGCAACTAAGAACATGATCGGCATTGATGCTGAACAGGCAGCGCAACTGGCCGACAAATTGAACAGGCTGCTGGCAAATTATCAGCTGTTTTATATCAACGCGCGGGGCTTCCACTGGAACATCTCGGGAAACAAGTTCTTCGAGCTGCACGCCAAGTTCGAGGAACTCTACAACGACGCTATTGTGAAGGTAGACGAGATCGCGGAGCGTATCCTGACGCTGGGTCACACGCCTTTCCACTCCTTCTCATCATACCTGGAGAACGCCACCATACAGGAGGTATCCAATGTGTCGGACGGTGATGTGGCAGTGCGCGAGGTGCTGAGTGCTTTTAAGGTGCTGATCGAGGCAGAGCGTGAGTTGCTGACCCTTTCTGCCGACGCCGACGACGAAGGCACCAACGCCCTGATGAGCGACTACATCCGGGAGCAGGAAAAGCTGGTGTGGATGTACTCGGCCTACCTGAGAGATTAA
- a CDS encoding Dabb family protein, protein MKKLSRRSFLGNSTFLSFAGALGLMPLFASAQKKPKSNFVHHVYFWLHNPDAAEDKAKLIEGLNTLKAIKQIRLAKIGEPASTNREVIERGYAVSWLLFFDNLEEQEVYQKHPVHLKFVENYSHLWSKVIVYDSVDV, encoded by the coding sequence ATGAAAAAGCTATCCAGAAGATCCTTCCTTGGAAACAGTACCTTTCTTTCTTTTGCCGGCGCCTTGGGCCTGATGCCGCTGTTTGCCAGCGCCCAGAAAAAACCTAAAAGCAACTTTGTGCACCACGTCTACTTCTGGCTTCACAATCCGGACGCTGCAGAAGACAAAGCCAAGCTGATTGAAGGGCTGAACACGCTGAAGGCAATCAAGCAGATACGACTTGCTAAGATTGGAGAACCCGCCAGCACCAACCGCGAGGTGATCGAGCGGGGCTATGCCGTATCGTGGCTGCTTTTCTTTGATAACCTGGAGGAGCAGGAAGTATACCAGAAGCACCCCGTTCACCTGAAGTTCGTGGAGAACTACTCGCATCTGTGGTCGAAGGTGATCGTGTATGATTCGGTGGATGTGTAG
- a CDS encoding Gfo/Idh/MocA family protein, whose translation MHSSTDRRKFIKAATVAGIGLGLSGSAFAAFAQDRPAKEIKVGIIGLDTEHSVKFTEIFHDPNATADVAGFRVVAAYPYGSRDIEFSVNAIPAATEKMRSMGVEIVDSIKALLRKVDVVLLETNDGRLHLEQALPVLKAGKPVFIDKPIAASLADAVAIFKAAEKYKVPVFSASSLRYMESAQQIRNGKIGKVLGADAFSPAVIEKTHPDLFWYGVHGVEALFTVLGPGCKSVQRTYTNGTDVVVGLWEDDRIGTFRGIRAGAHDFGGTAFGEKGVATFGPWQGYRPLVVQIAAFFRTGKAPVSPEETLEIFAFMEAADESKLQSGAKVSLESVMQKARAAADKQLNAVKG comes from the coding sequence ATGCATTCATCTACAGACCGACGTAAGTTTATTAAAGCCGCCACGGTGGCTGGTATCGGGCTTGGCCTGTCTGGCAGCGCCTTTGCTGCCTTTGCCCAAGACCGACCTGCCAAGGAAATTAAAGTGGGCATTATCGGCCTGGACACCGAGCACAGCGTAAAGTTCACCGAGATTTTCCACGATCCCAACGCCACAGCAGATGTAGCCGGTTTCCGGGTGGTGGCTGCCTATCCGTATGGCAGCCGGGACATTGAGTTCAGCGTGAACGCCATACCTGCGGCTACGGAGAAAATGCGAAGTATGGGCGTAGAGATCGTCGATTCCATCAAGGCCCTGCTGCGCAAAGTAGATGTGGTGTTGCTGGAAACAAACGACGGGCGGCTGCACCTGGAGCAGGCCCTGCCGGTTCTGAAGGCGGGTAAACCGGTGTTCATAGACAAGCCTATCGCCGCCTCGCTGGCCGATGCGGTGGCCATTTTTAAGGCTGCTGAAAAGTATAAAGTGCCGGTGTTCTCTGCATCCTCCTTAAGGTACATGGAGAGTGCGCAGCAGATCCGAAATGGGAAGATTGGGAAAGTACTGGGGGCTGATGCTTTCAGTCCGGCGGTTATCGAAAAGACGCACCCCGACCTGTTCTGGTACGGAGTGCACGGGGTGGAGGCACTTTTCACGGTGTTGGGGCCTGGATGCAAAAGCGTGCAGCGTACGTACACGAACGGGACTGATGTAGTTGTGGGGCTGTGGGAGGATGACAGGATCGGTACCTTCAGGGGCATCCGCGCCGGAGCGCACGACTTCGGTGGCACCGCTTTCGGTGAAAAGGGAGTTGCCACTTTCGGGCCCTGGCAGGGCTACCGTCCGCTGGTAGTGCAGATTGCCGCGTTCTTCCGCACAGGCAAGGCGCCCGTTAGCCCGGAGGAAACGCTGGAGATATTTGCTTTTATGGAAGCAGCAGACGAGAGCAAGCTCCAGAGTGGGGCTAAGGTGAGTTTAGAGAGCGTGATGCAGAAAGCCCGTGCCGCCGCCGACAAACAATTGAATGCTGTTAAAGGATAG
- a CDS encoding Gfo/Idh/MocA family protein encodes MSHGTAPLRILVVGCGNMGASHAQAYHALEGFEICGLVSTGSSKEALNKQLGGGYPLFSDFEEALHDTSPDAVCISTYPDTHEAFAIKALEQGCHVFIEKPLADTVAGAERVAEVAQRVNKKLVVGYILRHHPSWERFISLSQELGKPLVMRMNLNQQSHGRMWDVHRNLMKSLSPIVDCGVHYIDVMCQMTRSRPVQVSAIGARLTDDIPEGNYNYGQLQIHFEDGSVGWYEAGWGPMMSETAFFIKDVIGPKGSVAIVAREAGRTGKSDSVAAHTQTEALRFHHAGLDKNNQFLNEDTWINLEDEPDHQELCNREQRYFLKAIQEDLDLTEHIEDAVNSLRIAFACDESVRTGQVVRLS; translated from the coding sequence ATGTCCCACGGAACAGCGCCTTTGCGCATACTGGTAGTAGGCTGTGGCAACATGGGCGCCTCACACGCCCAGGCTTACCACGCCCTGGAAGGCTTCGAGATCTGCGGCCTGGTCTCCACCGGCAGCAGCAAAGAAGCTTTGAACAAGCAACTCGGGGGCGGTTATCCCCTGTTCAGTGACTTTGAGGAAGCCTTACACGACACAAGCCCGGATGCGGTCTGCATCTCTACCTACCCGGATACCCACGAAGCTTTTGCTATAAAGGCCCTGGAGCAGGGATGCCATGTATTTATAGAAAAGCCTTTGGCCGACACGGTGGCAGGTGCCGAGCGGGTAGCTGAAGTCGCCCAAAGGGTGAATAAAAAGCTGGTGGTGGGGTATATCCTGCGGCACCATCCTTCCTGGGAGCGCTTTATCTCGCTGAGTCAGGAACTGGGAAAACCCCTGGTGATGCGCATGAACCTGAACCAGCAGAGCCACGGCCGCATGTGGGATGTGCACCGCAACCTGATGAAGAGCCTGAGCCCGATCGTGGACTGCGGCGTGCACTACATCGACGTGATGTGCCAGATGACCAGGTCCAGACCGGTGCAGGTGAGCGCTATCGGGGCACGGCTTACGGATGACATCCCGGAGGGCAACTATAACTATGGCCAATTGCAGATACACTTCGAAGACGGTTCGGTAGGTTGGTATGAGGCTGGCTGGGGACCGATGATGAGCGAAACCGCCTTTTTCATCAAAGATGTGATCGGGCCGAAGGGATCAGTAGCGATCGTGGCCCGGGAAGCGGGGAGGACCGGGAAGTCGGACTCGGTGGCGGCGCATACCCAGACCGAGGCGCTCCGTTTTCACCATGCCGGGCTGGATAAGAATAACCAGTTCCTGAATGAGGACACCTGGATAAACCTGGAAGACGAGCCGGACCACCAGGAGCTTTGCAACCGCGAGCAGCGCTACTTCCTCAAAGCCATACAGGAAGACCTGGACCTGACAGAGCATATCGAAGATGCGGTGAACAGCCTGCGCATCGCCTTTGCCTGCGATGAGTCGGTGCGGACGGGGCAGGTGGTGCGCCTTAGCTAA